From a single Drosophila sulfurigaster albostrigata strain 15112-1811.04 chromosome 3, ASM2355843v2, whole genome shotgun sequence genomic region:
- the LOC133843926 gene encoding lipase 3 has translation MRVLFCLVLAFGLAAADQYCLSEMTRSDERISKHGYPSESHEVVTEDGYVLTLFRIPYSHKLGNQNAKRPPVLLQHGLFSNSDCWLTSGPDHSLAYLLADAGYDVWLGNARGNIYSRANNLISLNSPKFWHFDWHEIGTIDIAAMIDYILEQTGFSKVHYAGHSQGTTVYLVLMSERPEYNDKIASGHLLAPCAFFEHGRSAIFRWLGPLVGTPGGIWNTVLVDTELIPRNNLINRIVDNSCGTGSPFDSICKNGFLMFANGGYQNTNISSMQQMIETHPAGSSSNQGIHYLQLWASHEFRQYDWGTKKNRELYGQELPPDYDLSKITAQTHSYSSQNDALCGPKDVDTLVSKFVNLAEDHRVPWESFNHLDFIVAKNMRELVNDLVVERINEYESR, from the exons ATGCGCGTCCTTTTCTGCCTAGTATTGGCATTCGGTCTGGCTGCTGCCGATCAGTACTGTCTGAGCGAGATGACACGATCGGATGAGCGGATCAGCAAGCATGGCTATCCGAGTGAATCGCACGAGGTGGTGACCGAGGATGGCTATGTGCTCACCCTCTTCCGCATTCCCTACTCCCACAAGCTGGGCAACCAGAACGCGAAGCGTCCTCCGGTCTTGCTTCAGCACGGACTCTTCAGCAATTCCGATTGCTGGCTAACTTCGGGACCGGATCACTCTCTGGCTTATCTACTGGCTGATGCGGGATACGATGTTTGGCTGGGCAATGCACGTGGCAACATCTACTCGAGGGCCAACAATCTGATCTCGCTGAACAGTCCCAAGTTCTGGCACTTTGATTGGCATGAGATTGGCACCATTGACATTGCCGCCATGATTGATTACATCTTGGAGCAGACGGGCTTCTCAAAGGTGCACTACGCTGGTCACTCGCAGGGCACAACTGTCTACCTGGTCTTGATGTCCGAACGTCCCGAGTACAATGACAAGATTGCTTCGGGTCATTTGCTGGCACCTTGTGCCTTCTTCGAGCATGGCAGATCGGCCATCTTCAGATGGTTGGGTCCCTTGGTTGGCACTCCGGGTGGCATCTGGAATACCGTGCTGGTGGACACTGAACTGATACCGCGCAACAATCTTATCAACCGCATCGTCGACAACAGCTGCGGCACTGGCAGCCCCTTCGATTCCATCTGCAAGAACGGTTTCCTCATGTTCGCCAACGGTGGCTATCAGAACACCAACATT TCCTCCATGCAACAGATGATTGAAACCCATCCAGCTGGCTCATCCAGCAACCAGGGCATTCATTACCTCCAGTTGTGGGCGTCTCATGAGTTCCGTCAATACGATTGGGGCACCAAGAAGAATCGCGAACTTTATGGCCAGGAGCTGCCACCAGACTATGATCTGAGCAAGATCACAGCTCAAACGCATTCCTACTCCAGCCAGAATGATGCTCTCTGCGGTCCTAAGGATGTTGATACTCTTGTCTCGAAGTTTGTCAATCTAGCCGAAGATCATCGCGTGCCCTGGGAAAGCTTCAACCATCTGGACTTTATTGTGGCCAAGAACATGCGGGAATTGGTCAACGATTTGGTTGTCGAGCGTATTAACGAATACGAAAGCCGTTAA